TGGATCTTTAGGAATTAACAGCTTTTTAAGTTCTTCTTCAAGGCTTTCTAACCTTTCCTCAAGTTCCTTCTTTTCCTCTTTTGCAAGCTCTACAAGTTCATCATCTCCAGACTCAATTATCTCTAAGGCTTCCTCTATACCTTTCTTAACTTTCTTATACTCCATGTATGTTTCATATACTGGCTGAAGTTCTTTATGTTCCCTTGCTAAAGCTTGAAACTTTTTCTGATCAGCAATTACTTCTGGTTTTCCAAGGCTTTCTTCTATTTCCCTAAATTTCTGAGCTATTTTCTCAAGCCTTTCAATAATTGCCTTTTCCATAAACCTCTCCAAAATAGGGGTTTAAAATTCAAATTGTAAGGATAGGAAAATTTAATTTTCTTTCAAGATTACAAGGTCATCTCTATGGATACAGGCTTTTTTAAACTGTTTTAAATCCTTACTATCACAACGAACAATACCTTTTGCTAATGTGTTTCCAGATAGATCTAAAACCTCTACAGTATCCCCCTTTTTAAAATCTCCTTCTATTTTTTTCACACCCTTTGGAAGAAGACTCTTTCCATTTTCAACTATAGCTTTCGCAGCTCCTTCATCTATATACAACTTTCCCTTAGGAGGCATGAGATAAAGAATCCTATAAGTTTTTGCCTTAAGTTTCTTAGTTGGTAAGAATAAAGTGCCAACTCTCTCACCTTCAAGAACTCTCAAGATTACATTATCTTCCCTACCGCCAGCTATTACGACAGGAATTCCTTTTTTACACGCTTTTGCAGCAGCTTCCACCTTTGTCCACATTCCACCTGTGCCAAAGCTGCTTTTCCCAGAGAAATCACAGATCCTTTTCAACTCTTCCACATTTTCAACTACACTGATCTGTTTGGCGTCGGGGTATTTATTAGGGTCTTTATCAAAAAGACCATTGGTAACGGTTAACATTATTAAAAGGTCAGCCTCAAAAAGGACTGAAACGTGAGCGGAAAGATTATCGTTATCCCCAATCTTTATCTCTTCTACCGAAACGGTATCGTTCTCATTTACTATGGGAAGAGTTTTTAACTTTATAAGAGCGTTTAGAGTATTTTTGGCGTTTATGAACCTTTCTTTTGATCTTAAATCCTCTGCCGTTAGTAAAACTTGAGCAATCTCTATTCCAAAATTTCTAAAGGCCCCTCTATATTCAGCCATAAGGTAAGGTTGGCCAATTGCAGACAAAGCTTGTTTTTCCTGTAAAGAAAACGGTTTCCTATTTAGCTTTAGAGCCTTTATTCCGGCAAGAACTGCTCCTGAACTTACCAGAACAACTTCTCTACCATTTTTTAAAAGCACCGAAATTTGGCGGGCAAGTTCTCCTATAAACTCTCTATCTATCCCGTCTTTACTCGATAAAAGTTGAGAACCAACTTTTACTACAACTCTTTTTACTTTACTTAACATCCTCCACTTCCAACTCTTTTAGTTTCTTTGCAACGAACCACATAAGTTCATCCATACCTTCACCACTAACGGCAGAAACGGCAAAGAAAGGATAACCTTTTTTCACAAAGTATTCCTTTAGTTCATCTATCTTACTCCTATCGGATAAGGCATCAATTTTCGTTCCAACCACTATTTGGGGTTTTTTCAAAAGATCCTTGGAGTAAAGCTCAAGCTCTTTATTTATCTTTTCAAAAGCGTCTCTTGGATCTCTTGTTAGATCTGTTAAATCTATAAGGTGTAAAAGCAACCTTGTTCTTTCAACATGCCTTAAGAATTCATGTCCTAAACCTTTTCCTGCGTGAGCTCCTTCTATAAGCCCCGGGATATCTGCAACAACGAAAGAAAAATCACCTACTTTTGTAACTCCCAAAATCGGTCTTAAAGTTGTAAAAGGGTAATCTGCAATTTCGGGTCTTGCTGCAGAAATCCTAGAAAGGAAAGTTGACTTTCCAGCATTCGGGAAACCAACCAGTCCAACGTCTGCTAAAAGTTTCAGTTCAAGTTCAATCCACCTTTCTTCTCCCGGTTCTCCCGGTTCTGCAAAATCGGGTGCCTTTCTTGTAGGAGTGGCAAAAGCAGCGTTTCCTCTACCTCCTCTTCCTCCCTTAGCAACAACAAGCCTTTGACCGTGCTCTGTTAAATCTCCCAAGATTTCACCAGTTTCTGCATCTTTCACAACCGTTCCAACAGGGACTTTTATTATCAAATCTTCTCCACTTCTTCCCGTTCTCTTGTTTCCCTCGCCGTGTCTTCCCCTTTCGGCTTTATACTGACGCTTATACTTAAAGTCCAAAAGGGTATGAACGTTTCTATCTGCTACTAAAACAACATCTCCTCCTTTTCCTCCATCTCCTCCTGCTGGTCCTCCCTTTGGAACGAACTTTTCCCGTCTAAACGCTACGCAGCCGTTTCCACCATCACCACCTTTAACGAAAATTTTCGCTCTATCTATAAACTCAGCCATAGCTTCCCCCACTATACTTTTAACCCAAAGAAAAAATTATGGAAACGTCTTGAAAATTCAAGAAAAGTTCCGATTTTAAAAGAAGAAAAGAAGAATAGGATGGAGGACGTTTTAGATGGACTTTGAAAAAGAAAAAGTTTTTGAAGAAAAGTTTCCAGCATTATACAATCTACTATCTTCCATTGCTTTTGGAATGGAAGAGGGAAGATCCGAGTGGGACATTGTGAGAAAGGAAATTAAATCTTTTGATGATGCAGAAAAAGTTCTAAATGAACTTGAAGAGTTTTTAAAAAATAGACCTAGTGACTTTGAACACGTCATTGAGGACGTGGCTAACGTTTACTTTGATGATACAAACGAGTTTTTAAGGTGGATGGAACAACTAAAAAGATACATCCTATCTGTTAAATCATCACTTAAATAGAGGCAAGAGTGCTATTTCAAAAAGAGCTCTACGACGTTTCATCCTTCTTAAATGAGAAAACCCTTTTCATCCAACGAAAAGACGGATTTAGATTTGGAACCGATACCTTTTTACTAACCGATTTTGTTGACTTGAAAGGAAATGAAAAAATAGTAGACCTTGGAACAGGTTGCGGAGTCATTCCTATCTTACTTCTAAAAAAGTTTCCCAAAATTACAGCGTTAGGAATAGATGTTTTAGAGGAAAACGTAAAAATTTCCATTGAGAATGCAAAATTAAACCAAGTAGAAGATAGATTTTCTGCTCTACATCTTAACGTTAAGGAAGTAAAAAGAAAGTTAAAGTCTTCACAATTTGATGTAGTTATAACAAATCCTCCATTTATAGAAGTTGGAAAAGGGAATGTGGCTGGTAATGAACATAGGGCTATTGCAAGGCAGGAGATAAAAGCAAAACTTGAGGACTTTATCAGTGCAGCCTCCTATCTTCTAAAGAACAGGGGAAAACTTTACATTCTGCTTCCTGTCCAAAGGTTTACTGATGCCATCTTTTTACTTAGAGAAAAGAAGATAGAACCTAAAAGACTAAGGTTTATTCAACCAGAACCAGAAAAACCTGCCAATCTCTTTTTGCTTGAAGGGCGAAAAGGAGCAGGGAAAGGAATTACAGTAGAACCACCGCTTGTGGTCTATAAAGATGCCAAGAAGAAAATTTACACAAAAGAGGTAGAAGAAAAGTACCAAAGTTTCCTTAATTAACGGGGAAATTTATATCTTTTAGACAAACATTTAGGAAACCAATATCCACACAAGGTTTATTGTCCCCGTGAAAGTCAGAACCGGCCGTAAAGAAAAGTTGTAAACTTTCGCAAATTTCTTTAAAAGCCAGAACATCTTTTGGTTTATGCTTATAGTGGAAAATCTCAAGCCCTAAAATTTTTTCTTCTCTTGCTATTTTTAAAAAAGAGTATAGATCCTTGTAAGAAATCCCTAAGGTAATTGGATGAGCAATTATCGAAAAACCGCCAGCTTCACTTATTAATCTCGTTATTTCCCTATAGTCAAGTTTCTCTCTTTTAACTTTTAAAGAAGAAAGAAAATCCAAAACCTCTTCTCTCTCTTTAAAGTAACCTCTATCTATTAGAGTTTTTGCAATGTTTGGCTTTCCAAAGTTTGTTCCAAAGTTTTCCACCATTTCATCATAACTTATCTTAAAGCCAAGTTCCTCGAGCCTTCCCAAGAGCTCTTCATTCCTTTTTTTTCGGGAATTTTGGAAAAACTCGGTAAGTTCTTTTATAGGTTTAGAATCAACATCTATGTAATATCCAAGTATGTGGAACTCTCTCTTACCACTTCCTAAAAAGGAGGTATCGGCAGTTACTTCTATACCGGGAATAACTTTAATATCCAGTCTTTTCCCTTCTTCTATAGCTTCCTTTACTCCGGCTACTGTATCATGGTCGGTCAAGGAAAAGATTTTTATTCCCTTTTCTTTCGCTTCTTTAACCACCTCTTTTGGAGGTAAAGTTCCATCAGACTTTGTAGAATGGGAGTGGAGATCTACTTTTTGCAGCAAAAGGCTATCCATTCTCCTTCTCCTGCTTCAAGGAAAACTTTGAGGTTATTTCTTTCTAAAGTTTTCAAAAACTCTTCCCTTTGCTTTTTCAAAATTCCACTCAAGATAACCAAATCTTTTGCTTTCTCAGAGATTTTCGGAATTAAAGGTTCTAGAAGATGCTTTTCTATATTTGCAACAACGACATCAAAAGAACCTTCTACATCATCAATACTACCGATTACCACTTTTATTCCGTCAACACCGTTAAGTTTACTGTTAAAAGCAACCTCGTCTAACGACTCTTTCTGAATATCGCAACCTACAACCGTTTTAACACCTAACTTCTTTGCTAAAATGGATAAGATTCCACTTCCACAACCAACGTCCAAGATGGATTCTTTCCCTTTTACAGCTTTTTCCATAAATCTCATAACAAGTTTTGTTGTCTCGTGGGTTCCCGTTCCAAAAGTTTGCCCTGGGTAAATGTATATCGGAATAGAACTTTCTGGAACTTGGAAACTTTCTTTTTGCCAAGAAGGTACTACCCAAATTTTTTCGCTAACTCTAGTAGGTTTAAAGTATTTTTTCCACTCTTCAAGCCAGTTTTTTTCCTCTAAGGAAGTTTTTCCTACAACAAAAAGATTTAAGTCGGCTGGAAACTCTTTATCTTTTTCAAAGTAAGCTTTAAAATGAATTTCTCCATTTTCAGAAAGTATTTCCGTTCCCATACAGTCTAAAGAGAAAAGGAGCTCCTCAACAGCTTCAAACTTTTCCTTCGGAACTTTAAACTCGTAAACGCTATATTTTTTCATGATATATCCTCTTCACTCTTTGGCTTATATCACACATTATTTCGTAAGGAATAGTCCCTGCTTTTTCAGCAAGTTCGCTAAAAGTTAATCCTTCTCCGCTTATGGTTGCAATATCTCCCTTTTTAACTTTTCCATCTACAGAAACAACAGTCATGTCCATACAGATTCTTCCTCTTATCGGGAAACGGAAACCGTTTATCAAAACCTCTCCTTTGTTTGATAGTGCCCGTAAAAAACCATCAGCATATCCAAAACTAATAACAGCAATCCTTTCATTATTCCTTGTTATGTAAGTTTTAGAGTAGGAAACTGGAAAGCTTGGAGGAAGTTCCTTTACACTTATTACCTTTGCTTTTACTTCCATTATCTGTTTAAGGTTTGCAGGATAACCTTTAAAGGGTTCCAAGCCGTAAAGTGCAAGCCCTACTCGCACGTGAGTTAAAAGTGAATCAAATTTTTTAGCAATCGCAGCACTGTTGTCTATATGAACTTTTAAGTTTTTCTTTATCTTTCTTATCTCTTTAGCAAAAAGAAAGAACTTTTTAAGTTGTTTTTTTGTGAACTCATCATCTTCATCAGCACAACAAAAGTGGCTCATAATTCCTGCTAGTTTAGAGTCTTTTAATTCCAAAAGAAGTTTATCCCAATCTCTTTCCAAAAATCCGAGTCTTCCCATTCCAGTATCTACTTTCACGTGGAAAGGAATCTTCAGCTCCTTTACAAGTTTCAAGTCCTCAAAGTCAAATATCACCGGAGTTAGATTTAGCTCTATTGCTTCTTTATAACCTTCTTGGAGGTTTGACGCCATAACAAGTATTTCTCTCTTTATTCCTGCTTCCCTTAGTTCCCATCCTTCCTCAAAAGTAGCTACTGAAAAGCCAGCAACGTCCGTATTTCTTTCTAAAAACTTAGAAATTTCCCTACTTCCGTGTCCGTAAGCATTTGCCTTAACAACTGCAAAAATTTTTTTTCTTCCTGAAAGTTTCTTCACTTCATCAAAGTTATGAAGAAGCCTTCCCAAATATACTTCAGCCCATCTAAGCATTCTCTTCTCTTTGTCAAAAGTTTTCCCCAATTTTAACAGCTTCTTTGTTATCATTCAGCAGCAAAACTATTAAGGAGGAAAGCGGTGAAACCGACAAGGGCGATTATCTCCGTTTCCGATAAGACGGGAATTGTTGAGTTTGCTAAGGAACTTCAGAATCTTGGAGTTGAAATCGTTTCTACCGGTGGAACAGCAAGACTTTTAAAAGAAAACGGTGTCCTTGTCAGAGAAATTTCAGACCTTACAGGCTTTCCTGAAATAATGGAGGGAAGAGTAAAAACTCTTCATCCGAAAGTTCACAGTGGAATTTTGGCAAAAAGGGATAATCCTGAACATATAAAAGCTATGAAAGAGCTTGGAATAGAAAGAATAGACATTGTTGTCGTAAACCTTTATCCATTCAGAGAAACAGTGGAAAAAGGAGCAAACCTTGATGAAATAATAGAAAACATAGACATTGGCGGTCCCACAATGGTTAGAGCCGCTGCCAAAAATTATAAGTACGTTGCAATTGTGGTTGACCCAAAGGACTATGAACTTGTTATAAAAGAGCTTAAAGAAACCGGAGAAATATCCTTAAAAACTCGCTTCTATCTTGCAAGAAAAGCCTTCAACCTTACAGCTCACTATGATGCTCTAATATCAGACTATCTTTTCTCAATTGATGAAGAAGGAAATCCTTTAACTGTAAAAGAGCTAAGAAATCCTCTAACAATTACCTTTGAAAAAGTACAAGATCTTAGATATGGAGAAAACCCTCACCAAAGAGGAGCATTCTACAAAGAAATCTTCATAAAAGAACCTTGCGTTGCAAAAGCTAAGAAGTTACACGGGGAAAAAGAGCTCTCATTTAACAACATTTACGACCTTGATGGAGCATTAAACCTTGTTCTTGAATTTGACGAAGAAGAGGACGGTATTGCTTGTGCAATTATTAAACACTCAAACCCTTGTGGTGTAGCCCTTGGTAAGACTCCTCTTGAGGCTTACGAAAAAGCTTTAAAGGTCGACCCTGTTTCAGCTTTTGGTGGAATTATTGCTTTTAATACAAAGGTAGATAAAGAGGTAGCTGAGCTAATTACTCAAAGATTTTATGAGTGCATAATAGCTCCAGATTACGATGAAGAAGCTTTAGAAATTTTAAAGACAAAGAAAAACCTCAGAGTAATGACAACAGAAGGATTAAGTGGCTTAGAAGGAAAAGGAGTTGATTCTCCATTTGACCTTAGAAAAGTTGTTGGAGGTCTTCTCGTTCAGGATAGAGATCTAATCACACTTGATCCAGAAAAAGTAAAAGTGGTTACAAAGAGAGAACCAACTGAAAGAGAATGGAAAGATTTAATCTTTGCATTTAAAGTTGTTAAGTGGGTAAAATCCAACAGCGTCGTTTACGCGAAAGACGGTGTGGCAATTGGTATTGGTGTAGGACAAACATCAAGGGTAGATTCTGCCCGCTGTGCTGCTGAAAAAGCTAAGCTTATGGGACTTGACACAGAAGATTGTGTTCTTGCTTCCGAAGCTTTCTTCCCATTTAGAGACAGCGTGGACGAAGCGGCTAAAGTAGGAGTAAGTGCTATTATTCAACCGGGAGGTTCTATTAGAGACCAAGAGGTAATAGAAGCTGCCGATGAATACGGAATGGCAATGGTGTTTACAGGGATTAGACACTTTAGACACTAAGAAAAATTAAGGGGGCTTTTGCCCCCTATTTTTAACTACTTCAAAACAGTTTCTTTCCAGTAGTTTCTGATTTCCTCTTTTACGTTTTCTGGAAGTGGAACATATCCAAGTTTTGTAGTAGTAGCATCTCCATTCTTGAATGCCCAGTCAAAGAAGTCAATTACAAGCTTATTCTTTTCTTTCTTCTCTTTTGGAAGGAGAATCATTGTAGCAGCTGTTAAAGGCCAGCTTTTTTCTCCCGGCTGAAGAAGAAGGTTTCCTTTTAAGTAAAAGTGCTCGCCTTTTGTCCATTTAGCGTAAGATGCAGCAGCTTTAAATGCTTCTTCTGTAGGCTCAACAAAGTTTCCTTCTTTTGTTTGAAGCTGTGCAGCTTTAAGTTTGTTTTGTGTTTTGTAAGCGTATTCAACGTATCCAATAGCTCCTGGTGTTTGCTTTACGTAGTTTGTAACTCCAGCGTTTCCTTTAGCTCCAATACCTGTTGGCCAATTAACAACTTTTCCATAACCAACTTTCTCTTTCCACTCAGGACAAACTTCGCTTAGCCAGTATGTAAAGTTCCAAGTTGTTCCTGAACCTTCAGATCTGTGAACAACTGTGATTCTTTGGTGTGGTAATTTTAAGTTTGGATTATCTGCCTTGATTTCTTTGTCATCCCAGTACTTTACCTTTCCCATAAAGATATCGCAAGCAGTTTTGTTTGAGAGTCTTACCTCTCCATCTCCAACACCGGGGAGATTGTAAACAACAACAATTGAACCGATAACTGCTGGAAACTGATAAAGGTTTCTCTTACTGAGTTCTTTTGGAGAAAGCATTTTGTCCGTTCCACCAAAGTCAACAATCCTTTCGCTTACCTGCTTAATTCCACCACCAGAACCAATACCTTGATAGTTAACTTTTACACCTGTTGCTTTTTCGTAATCTTTCGCCCAGTTAACATAAACAGGATAAGGGAATGTAGCTCCAGCCCCATTGATAGTAATCTTCTTAGTTTCAGCTGTTTTATCAGCTTTAGAAGCTTCTTTATCGTCTTTTCCTCCACATCCCACAAGAGCCAAAGCCACTGGCAATGCAAGTGCTAAAAACTTTTTTTCTTTCTTTCCAATCATAATAACCCTCCTATTATTTCGTGTTATCTTAATTTTAAACCTTAATAACCATTTCTTTTCTTAGTTTTTCTTCCCTTAACCTTAACTTGAAAGGATTTCCGGGAGAGAACTTTATGGATGCGATTCTACAAATAGCAAGCATCAATATTACCGTTGCAAAAGGAATAAAAAATTCAAAGAGGGGGCGGAACGGGGAGGTCCGCCAAGAAAAGCACTATTTACTACCACTTAATCCTTGCAACAGCCATTAGAGTGCTTGCAGTTTCTTCATCTGTTTTATCAATAATTCTTTCATGAACAAGGGACAGTTTAACACGCTTGTTTAAGTGATAGAACACACCGTAAATGAATTGGTCTCTTTCATCGTTTGATGTGCTATCGTCTGGATCCCAGTGGTCGTATCTTGCAAGAACACCACCATTAATACTTGCAATCTCTTTGAGTTTAAGATCGCAGTTTACAGAATATCCTTTTCCTGTCTTATCACTTCCATTAGTTTGCTTCTCAAGGATATACTGACCAGCAACTAAGAAAAGAGGTGTATTGTAAACAGCGTGGATTTGGTAAATATGTTCATCATAGTTTTTATCTTTGTGATCAAAAGAGTGAACTGTATGTCCCGAGATCGTAAATCCTTTTACGGGAGATAAAGAAAGTCTTGCTTCAATGGACTTTCCAAAGTGATCACTATTTTCTACTTCGTGGTAACCTTCTCCGTTGAAAATGCCAATTTCCCAAGAGGCTATACCGTTCTTTCCTTTAAAGTTTGCTCCAAGGTCTGCAGAGTTGAGAAGATGAGCTCCCCCACTACTTTCTACAAAAGTCTTTTCAATGTCCCTGTGAAGCCAACCGTGGTGTTCTTCCCAGTCGATCCAAGGTCTGTGAGCCATACCAAGCTCAACGCCTGTATAAGGAAGAACATCATGAAGGTAAAGGTAAGCATATTTAAGCCTTACAACGTATGAACCTTTATCCACATCTGTATCTTGCTTAACATCTAAGGTTGTCCTAAAGTAATCTTTATCGTTAAAGTATCCACGAACTTCAAGGTAGTTTCTTGTAATTTTAAAAGCACTGCTGTAGTTATCCTTCTTTAAAAGACTCGCATCGTAGTGAATGTATGCTTTCCCACCTATCTTTATTTTTTCAACTTTGGAAAAAACAGGAGTTTCTTCTGCTGCATTTACACCTGAAATAATTCCCAACATAGCAACTGCTGTAGCTAATGTTAAGAGTTTTTTCATTTTGCCCTCCTTTAAGCATTTCATTTTGCTTGTGAGAAGTTTAGAGAGAAAAGTGTTAAAAAAGTGTTAAGAAAGTGGAATTCTTATAAGGAACTTTGTTCCTTTTTGTTTTTCAGATTTAAACTCTATTTTCCAACCGTGATAGTTAACGATTTCCTTAACTACAGAAAGACCTATTCCCTGACCAGAAGAATCTACAGCCTTAACATATTTCTCGAAAATCAAAGGTTTAAGTTCTTCTTCTATTCCCCTCCCTGTATCCTCTACTTCTAAAATAGCCTCTTTTTCAACTTTCTTCAAAGAAATGTTTACATAACCCTTATTTGTAAACTTTATTGCATTGTCAACCAAGTTTCTAACCATCTGCTCTACAAGAACTCTTTCACAAGGAACAACAATATCTTCAAGTTTTAACGTTAGGTTTAACCCTTTCTTCTGGGCTACCTCTCTTAAACCCTTTATAGAAGAAAGTATCAATTCCCTTAGATTATGTTCCCTAAATCTTTTTTCAGTAGAGATAAGTTTGTTAAGTCCTGAAAGAATAGACAGCGCTTTAGAAACCCTTTCCAATATTTCCTCTACTATCTCTTTTTCTTCAACGTTTCCATAATAGAGAAGATACTCTGCATTTCCCTTAATTACCGTTAAAGGGGTTTTTATCTCATGGGAGATAGTAGAAACTATTTCCTTTTTCTTCTTCTCCAAAGTTTTCTCACAACTTACATCTTCCACTTGGACAAGGTAGAGGTTCCTTTCAATTCTAAAAATCTTTATTCTTAAAAACTTTCCTCTAACCTCTGCCTCAAAAAAGGAATTTCCTCTTTTTTTTGCTTCTTCAAAAGCCCTTATTGTTTCAGGAAAAGGATATATGTCCCATAACTTTTCATACTTTCCTATAAGAGTCCCTTTCTGGTCTGCAAACAGAATATTTCCTGTTCTTTCTTGAATTTTTAACAAGATTTCATTCAAACTTATATCCAACTCCCCAAACAGTTTTTATTCTATTTCCAAACTCTCCAAGTTTATCCCTTAAGTGTTTTATATGAACGTCCACCGTTCTTCTTGAAACATCTTTATTTTCCCAAACTTTCATTATTAAAGTTTCCTTTGAAACAGGCATTCCCTTATTTTCAAAAAGAACCCTCAAAAGTTTTATTTCTTTCTTTGTAAGTTCTATCTTTTCTCCTCTTACTTCCACATGGTCTCCTTTAAAGACAAT
This window of the Desulfurobacteriaceae bacterium genome carries:
- the purH gene encoding bifunctional phosphoribosylaminoimidazolecarboxamide formyltransferase/IMP cyclohydrolase codes for the protein MKPTRAIISVSDKTGIVEFAKELQNLGVEIVSTGGTARLLKENGVLVREISDLTGFPEIMEGRVKTLHPKVHSGILAKRDNPEHIKAMKELGIERIDIVVVNLYPFRETVEKGANLDEIIENIDIGGPTMVRAAAKNYKYVAIVVDPKDYELVIKELKETGEISLKTRFYLARKAFNLTAHYDALISDYLFSIDEEGNPLTVKELRNPLTITFEKVQDLRYGENPHQRGAFYKEIFIKEPCVAKAKKLHGEKELSFNNIYDLDGALNLVLEFDEEEDGIACAIIKHSNPCGVALGKTPLEAYEKALKVDPVSAFGGIIAFNTKVDKEVAELITQRFYECIIAPDYDEEALEILKTKKNLRVMTTEGLSGLEGKGVDSPFDLRKVVGGLLVQDRDLITLDPEKVKVVTKREPTEREWKDLIFAFKVVKWVKSNSVVYAKDGVAIGIGVGQTSRVDSARCAAEKAKLMGLDTEDCVLASEAFFPFRDSVDEAAKVGVSAIIQPGGSIRDQEVIEAADEYGMAMVFTGIRHFRH
- the proB gene encoding glutamate 5-kinase, with product MLSKVKRVVVKVGSQLLSSKDGIDREFIGELARQISVLLKNGREVVLVSSGAVLAGIKALKLNRKPFSLQEKQALSAIGQPYLMAEYRGAFRNFGIEIAQVLLTAEDLRSKERFINAKNTLNALIKLKTLPIVNENDTVSVEEIKIGDNDNLSAHVSVLFEADLLIMLTVTNGLFDKDPNKYPDAKQISVVENVEELKRICDFSGKSSFGTGGMWTKVEAAAKACKKGIPVVIAGGREDNVILRVLEGERVGTLFLPTKKLKAKTYRILYLMPPKGKLYIDEGAAKAIVENGKSLLPKGVKKIEGDFKKGDTVEVLDLSGNTLAKGIVRCDSKDLKQFKKACIHRDDLVILKEN
- a CDS encoding HAMP domain-containing sensor histidine kinase, which gives rise to MNEILLKIQERTGNILFADQKGTLIGKYEKLWDIYPFPETIRAFEEAKKRGNSFFEAEVRGKFLRIKIFRIERNLYLVQVEDVSCEKTLEKKKKEIVSTISHEIKTPLTVIKGNAEYLLYYGNVEEKEIVEEILERVSKALSILSGLNKLISTEKRFREHNLRELILSSIKGLREVAQKKGLNLTLKLEDIVVPCERVLVEQMVRNLVDNAIKFTNKGYVNISLKKVEKEAILEVEDTGRGIEEELKPLIFEKYVKAVDSSGQGIGLSVVKEIVNYHGWKIEFKSEKQKGTKFLIRIPLS
- a CDS encoding 50S ribosomal protein L11 methyltransferase, with the translated sequence MKKYSVYEFKVPKEKFEAVEELLFSLDCMGTEILSENGEIHFKAYFEKDKEFPADLNLFVVGKTSLEEKNWLEEWKKYFKPTRVSEKIWVVPSWQKESFQVPESSIPIYIYPGQTFGTGTHETTKLVMRFMEKAVKGKESILDVGCGSGILSILAKKLGVKTVVGCDIQKESLDEVAFNSKLNGVDGIKVVIGSIDDVEGSFDVVVANIEKHLLEPLIPKISEKAKDLVILSGILKKQREEFLKTLERNNLKVFLEAGEGEWIAFCCKK
- the pstS gene encoding phosphate ABC transporter substrate-binding protein PstS: MIGKKEKKFLALALPVALALVGCGGKDDKEASKADKTAETKKITINGAGATFPYPVYVNWAKDYEKATGVKVNYQGIGSGGGIKQVSERIVDFGGTDKMLSPKELSKRNLYQFPAVIGSIVVVYNLPGVGDGEVRLSNKTACDIFMGKVKYWDDKEIKADNPNLKLPHQRITVVHRSEGSGTTWNFTYWLSEVCPEWKEKVGYGKVVNWPTGIGAKGNAGVTNYVKQTPGAIGYVEYAYKTQNKLKAAQLQTKEGNFVEPTEEAFKAAASYAKWTKGEHFYLKGNLLLQPGEKSWPLTAATMILLPKEKKEKNKLVIDFFDWAFKNGDATTTKLGYVPLPENVKEEIRNYWKETVLK
- the obgE gene encoding GTPase ObgE, with the protein product MAEFIDRAKIFVKGGDGGNGCVAFRREKFVPKGGPAGGDGGKGGDVVLVADRNVHTLLDFKYKRQYKAERGRHGEGNKRTGRSGEDLIIKVPVGTVVKDAETGEILGDLTEHGQRLVVAKGGRGGRGNAAFATPTRKAPDFAEPGEPGEERWIELELKLLADVGLVGFPNAGKSTFLSRISAARPEIADYPFTTLRPILGVTKVGDFSFVVADIPGLIEGAHAGKGLGHEFLRHVERTRLLLHLIDLTDLTRDPRDAFEKINKELELYSKDLLKKPQIVVGTKIDALSDRSKIDELKEYFVKKGYPFFAVSAVSGEGMDELMWFVAKKLKELEVEDVK
- a CDS encoding tRNA1(Val) (adenine(37)-N6)-methyltransferase, giving the protein MLFQKELYDVSSFLNEKTLFIQRKDGFRFGTDTFLLTDFVDLKGNEKIVDLGTGCGVIPILLLKKFPKITALGIDVLEENVKISIENAKLNQVEDRFSALHLNVKEVKRKLKSSQFDVVITNPPFIEVGKGNVAGNEHRAIARQEIKAKLEDFISAASYLLKNRGKLYILLPVQRFTDAIFLLREKKIEPKRLRFIQPEPEKPANLFLLEGRKGAGKGITVEPPLVVYKDAKKKIYTKEVEEKYQSFLN
- a CDS encoding PCRF domain-containing protein — encoded protein: MEKAIIERLEKIAQKFREIEESLGKPEVIADQKKFQALAREHKELQPVYETYMEYKKVKKGIEEALEIIESGDDELVELAKEEKKELEERLESLEEELKKLLIPKDP
- a CDS encoding PHP domain-containing protein, with amino-acid sequence MDSLLLQKVDLHSHSTKSDGTLPPKEVVKEAKEKGIKIFSLTDHDTVAGVKEAIEEGKRLDIKVIPGIEVTADTSFLGSGKREFHILGYYIDVDSKPIKELTEFFQNSRKKRNEELLGRLEELGFKISYDEMVENFGTNFGKPNIAKTLIDRGYFKEREEVLDFLSSLKVKREKLDYREITRLISEAGGFSIIAHPITLGISYKDLYSFLKIAREEKILGLEIFHYKHKPKDVLAFKEICESLQLFFTAGSDFHGDNKPCVDIGFLNVCLKDINFPVN
- the alr gene encoding alanine racemase is translated as MLRWAEVYLGRLLHNFDEVKKLSGRKKIFAVVKANAYGHGSREISKFLERNTDVAGFSVATFEEGWELREAGIKREILVMASNLQEGYKEAIELNLTPVIFDFEDLKLVKELKIPFHVKVDTGMGRLGFLERDWDKLLLELKDSKLAGIMSHFCCADEDDEFTKKQLKKFFLFAKEIRKIKKNLKVHIDNSAAIAKKFDSLLTHVRVGLALYGLEPFKGYPANLKQIMEVKAKVISVKELPPSFPVSYSKTYITRNNERIAVISFGYADGFLRALSNKGEVLINGFRFPIRGRICMDMTVVSVDGKVKKGDIATISGEGLTFSELAEKAGTIPYEIMCDISQRVKRIYHEKI